A window of the Tenebrio molitor chromosome 1, icTenMoli1.1, whole genome shotgun sequence genome harbors these coding sequences:
- the tctn gene encoding tectonic-1, with amino-acid sequence MPRIYLNEPQKGRAIANLEEGWSLRPVTADLNLSYCDLNCCCDQDCSLEDRLVFDHCEEDFHYYDRRFCQYTKHTYINNTPQEFQVNQNGLFCIVHNNLPPSYLIQQKHPLKSLQEAEFQKMNKYSWPHHVSEDTIFSNLNYSYGKPLWILRNTTLETLKIMNSFFTNDCLIKEDVKYLIDTKNICSHTEVSEENYNLNAAKYFVNMSIIANPRLFNISLHKKECPKNICLVVEAKICNEYFENCSQVAKNHTNFKSECHRSIARNTLSCINVVQHVRYDFYHNGTYGIVKANVLLILKNISFAYVKNIDFSQTVEVKFMWWNHTLNYSSYLSGNPGYLIGTPVLTAELISVNISVNNTNSSLSNSTHYNQLLKLFRNPSDFTNNFMVLPSVSLDGICVLNKHKYTAVEFGFNLYTKCKINDYILNKNLSAKNMCINIQQTIFKYWSLETTNNTLGNKLIGQFGNANVHNIDEWLNVMYRDDLNVILNTTWGKFDQKMNTLSCGNITTLLTINFYHSRIDFEDVINQEKILGVVFHFNKFKNITFPINFKEKYFYFTVQTGAQIGFFDITTKKIRKLVDPPSLNIKLPHDFFYPFVKINNDGVRQMCLVHFIFVSVIFVLLVK; translated from the exons ATGCCTCGAATTTACTTAAATGAACCTCAAAAAGGTAGAGCTATTGCAAATTTGGAAGAAGGTTGGTCCTTACGACCAGTTACGGCGGATCTAAAT cttAGTTACTGTGATTTGAACTGTTGCTGCGACCAAGATTGCTCTTTGGAGGACAGACTAGTATTTGACCATTGCGAAGAGGATTTTCATTATTATGATAGAAGATTCTGTCAATATACGAAGCATACCTATATTAATAATACACCTCAGGAGTTCCAAGTTAATCAAAATGGATTATTTTGTATCGTTCACAACAACTTGCCACCAAGTTacttaattcaacaaaaacaT ccTTTAAAATCATTACAAGAAGctgaatttcaaaaaatgaataaatattcCTGGCCCCATCACGTATCAGAAGACACTATATTTAGTAACCTTAATTACAGCTATGGAAAACCTCTATGGATTTTACGAAACACTACTTTGGAAACATTGA AAATCATGAAcagtttttttacaaatgacTGTTTAATTAAGGAAGATGTTAAATATTTGATTGACACGAAAAATATCTGTAGCCATACAGAAGTGTCTGAGGAGAACTACAATCTAAATGCGGCCAAGTATTTTGTGAATATGTCAATAATTGCAAACCcaagattatttaatatatcTTTACATAAAAAG GAATgtccaaaaaatatttgtttggtTGTGGAAGCGAAAATTTGCAacgaatattttgaaaattgcagtCAGGTGGCTAAGAACCACACAAACTTCAAGTCAGAATGTCATCGCAGCATCGCAAGGAACACACTTTCCTGCATTAACGTAGTACAACATGTCAGATACGATTTTTATCATAATGGTACCTATGGTATTGTAAAAGCGAATGTGTTATTGATTCTGAAGAATATCAGTTTTGCTTATGTTAAAAACATTGATTTTTCACAGACTGTAGAAGTTAAGTTTATGTGGTGGAATCATACTCTAAACTATTCTTCGTATCTCAGTGGAAATCCTGGGTATTTAATTGGCACGCCAGTCCTAACCGCAGAACTGATTTCAGTGAATATTAGCGTGAATAATACAAATTCATCCCTCAGCAACAGCACGCATTATAACCAGCTATTAAAACTATTTCGAAATCCATCTGACTTTACTAATAACTTTATGGTTTTGCCTTCCGTTTCTCTAGATGGTATATGTGttttaaacaaacataaaTATACTGCGGTAGAATTTGGGTTTAATTTATATACAAAATGTAAGATCAatgattatattttaaataagaatTTGTCTGCTAAGAATATGTGCATCAATATACAGCAGACAATTTTTAAGTACTGGTCGTTAGAAACCACTAATAACACCTTGggcaataaattaattggtcAGTTTGGTAATGCTAATGTGCATAATATCGATGAATGGTTAAATGTCATGTATAGAGATGATCTTAATGTTATCCTGAATACAACATGGGGTAAATTTGATCAAAAAATGAATACTCTTAGTTGCGGTAACATAACAACCCTacttacaattaatttttatcattctAGAATTGATTTTGAAGATGTTATTaaccaagaaaaaattttaggTGTGGTAttccattttaataaattcaaaaacattACTTTTCCGAttaatttcaaagaaaaatatttttatttcactgtTCAAACAGGGGCTCAAATCGGATTTTTTGACATCACTactaaaaaaattcgaaaacttGTTGATCCACCAAGCTTAAATATTAAGTTAcctcatgattttttttatccgtttgttaaaataaataatgatggTGTAAGGCAAATGTGTTTAgtacatttcatttttgtaagtgttatttttgtattattagtaaaataa